Genomic window (Plasmodium reichenowi strain SY57 chromosome Unknown, whole genome shotgun sequence):
aaaaaatccATTCACgtttaattctttttcacatttaattctttttcacattaaatttttttttttcatatttaattttCGTACGATTCGATTATATCGTTTGGCTCAAAATCcaaaaaattatcaaaaCCTATACCACATTCATCACCTTCTATTACTTGTGTTTTTTCTTCcttaataattttaatagAAATGATTTTTCCCATATAAATAACTTTATCATTTCTTAAAATACGAATATTACTATTTATAGAGATAGTACCTTTTTTAACAACACACCCTGCAACCTTTCCAAGtttagatatattaaaaactTTTAAAATTTGTGCTGTTCCTTTTAATTCACCCATTGGTTTTTTACTTAATTTCTTTTccatttctttttcaacATTTTCTATAAGTTCATATAAAAcatttgaatatataataggataattattattattttttgaacCTTTTGAATTTTTTGAACCTTTAATATCATTAGATAATTTAACACCAAAAGCTATTATTGTAGCATTAAAACTTGTAGCATATTTAATATCACTTGATGTTACATTACCTATATCagcatatataattttgttttttattttacatatacTATCTTCTTTTTGTAATTTAAGCATACAATTTTTCAAAACTTCTATACTTCCTTGTTTATcacatttaataatataatttgagtatattgtttttatttcattttctaCTATATGAGTTGAAGGATCCATATTAATCACATTTTCGTTTGCATTATTcaaatgtatttttaaaaaatcatCCTTTTcaaatgatttattatttttatacattttcatttcttttattttatcatattcaCTTGTAATATTGTCATTATTTGTTCTATTATCATCACTTGAAATATTGTCATTATTTGTTCTATTATCATCACTTGTAATATTGTCATTGTTTGTTCTATTATCATCACTTGTCATATTACCATCAATGTCactttttaaattattttctcCCAGTGTACCTGAAGAACCTccaattttattttctctGGATATTATAAAATCTTTATACCTGTTCATATTTGTCTGATCATAggtaaaattattaatttccattgttaacattttattcttattatgTTCCGCAATTTCTTTCGCTAGGGCCTCATTTTCAACAACATAAAATTTGTCACCTGCTACGGGAACAGAATTCTTATTGTATCcaataattttaatagGATCCGATGGATATGcacttttaatatttttatttaaatgatcTTTTAATATCTTCACTTTTCCATAGGATGATCCAGTATAAAAATGATCATTTACATTTAACACACCATTTTGTAACAAATTTATAGAAACAATTCcatttttatctatataaGAATCTAAAACAACACCTTGTGCCTGTTCATGTTTATTATCAGGATTCGTTTGGAGATTAAGAAATTCAGATTCTAAATATATGGCATCTAATAATTTATCTATACTTTCTTCTTTATAAATAGAACATTCTACTACTTGTATTTCCCCGCCATTTAATTCTGTTGTTATATCATGATATAACAAATCATTAATTATTCTATCTACATCAACATTAGGAATATCTACTTTAGTTATTgcaataataattttaatattaaattcttttattaattttatacattCCACAGTTTGTTCTTGTATTCCTTCTTCTCCTGATATAACAAGAATACTTAAATCTGATATTTTAACACCTCTACTTCTCATAGGCATAAATGCTTCATGTCCTGGGGTATCCACAAGAGTAAATGTAAAATTATTCCTTACGGTTGCTTTAAATGCTCTTATATTTTGTGTTATAAGTCCATACTcctttttttgttcattggttttacatatataatcaaATAAAGATGTTTTTCCATGATTAATATGTCCTATAAATGTAACTACCACATTACGTTTTTTATCATCCAGGGGGGTCTTTGATTTTTGAATACTATCACTTTTTAATGTTAAATTGgtatctttatttttttttcgacttttccctttttttttttttttttctttactTTTTTCCATCGAATCTTTTTCATCCAGCGATTCATTTTGGTCACTCCCTGGTGCGTCTCGCGATTCATCGGTTTGACAACTTATCGATTTGTTAAGTGTTATACtgttattcatattttgCACATCCATATTTTGCACATCCATATCTTGTACATCCATATCTTGTACATCCATATCTTGTACATCCACATCTTGTACATCCACATCTTGTACATCCATATCTTGTACATCCATATCTCGTACATCCATGTGCTTCTCCTCCTTAGTATCTTTTTGCTCTTGCATAACCctttcatcatttttaatcTTTGCTTCCACCTTAATAACTCTTTCCTGTTCACCTTCCTTCAATCTGTCCTGTTTgacatttttaaaaacttTTTCTTGACAATCCTTAGTTGTCGGATTCACTTTTGTAAGCACATTATCATCTCGCTGTTGTATATTACAGTCTATTTTGAAATGTTCACATATTCGTTTTATCTGTTGtgaattaattttataacttgaattatattctttattttcgtggatgataaaatatttttttatagatGCCAATGGTATTTTAATTGTTTTAGATAACATAGATAAAGTAATAGTGTTAGGAAGgtcataaatatttttaatgatttttttgaatttattattaaaaggtaattctttatttttttttaaataatacgatttattcattttatgattattttctttatcatatgtaattttatattttttatttttttcataaaagGTGTGAAAATTTTCTTGGACATGGTCATTGAATAAATATTCGTCTTCTGTAtgaaatttattaaaagaagaatGATTCATATTGTTCTGTATATCATATAgattcttctttttcttcttattattaatgtGATGATTATCTATAATTGGATCTATTATATtgtcattttta
Coding sequences:
- a CDS encoding sporozoite surface antigen MB2 yields the protein NYDHPNYDHPNYDHPNYDHPNYDHPNNDHPNYDHPNYDHPNNDYSTSQLYNSHNLQIDFIYKLQFTKIFNIWDIIDVEILGTPQNDYKSNYILTIPRGSKTFKKILNYLNILKENEDINDIQYKRDYMYSIDNNKNDNIIDPIIDNHHINNKKKKKNLYDIQNNMNHSSFNKFHTEDEYLFNDHVQENFHTFYEKNKKYKITYDKENNHKMNKSYYLKKNKELPFNNKFKKIIKNIYDLPNTITLSMLSKTIKIPLASIKKYFIIHENKEYNSSYKINSQQIKRICEHFKIDCNIQQRDDNVLTKVNPTTKDCQEKVFKNVKQDRLKEGEQERVIKVEAKIKNDERVMQEQKDTKEEKHMDVRDMDVQDMDVQDVDVQDVDVQDMDVQDMDVQDMDVQNMDVQNMNNSITLNKSISCQTDESRDAPGSDQNESLDEKDSMEKSKEKKKKKGKSRKKNKDTNLTLKSDSIQKSKTPLDDKKRNVVVTFIGHINHGKTSLFDYICKTNEQKKEYGLITQNIRAFKATVRNNFTFTLVDTPGHEAFMPMRSRGVKISDLSILVISGEEGIQEQTVECIKLIKEFNIKIIIAITKVDIPNVDVDRIINDLLYHDITTELNGGEIQVVECSIYKEESIDKLLDAIYLESEFLNLQTNPDNKHEQAQGVVLDSYIDKNGIVSINLLQNGVLNVNDHFYTGSSYGKVKILKDHLNKNIKSAYPSDPIKIIGYNKNSVPVAGDKFYVVENEALAKEIAEHNKNKMLTMEINNFTYDQTNMNRYKDFIISRENKIGGSSGTLGENNLKSDIDGNMTSDDNRTNNDNITSDDNRTNNDNISSDDNRTNNDNITSEYDKIKEMKMYKNNKSFEKDDFLKIHLNNANENVINMDPSTHIVENEIKTIYSNYIIKCDKQGSIEVLKNCMLKLQKEDSICKIKNKIIYADIGNVTSSDIKYATSFNATIIAFGVKLSNDIKGSKNSKGSKNNNNYPIIYSNVLYELIENVEKEMEKKLSKKPMGELKGTAQILKVFNISKLGKVAGCVVKKGTISINSNIRILRNDKVIYMGKIISIKIIKEEKTQVIEGDECGIGFDNFLDFEPNDIIESYEN